The genomic interval AACTCGCGCAGCTTCGCCTCGACAAAGTCCTTGAGCGTCACGCCCGACAGCGCGCACGCGCTACACGAGCCGCGTAGCGCCACGTACACCGTATCGTTGGCGAAGTCAATGAGCTCGATGTCGCCGCCGTCCTTACGCAGCATCGGGCGGATCTCGCGCTCGATCGTCTCTTCGACGAGCCTGACCTTCTGGATATTCGTCAGCGGTCTCGGCGTGGCCGCGACCGCGATTCGCTTGATCCCGCCACCGGTGTCGGCCGTGATCCGGTCGAGGATCGCCTGGATCTCAGGATGGCACTTCTGGCACCCGCCGCCGGCCTTGGTGTAGTAGGTCACCTGCTCGACAGTGGTCAGTCCGTTCTCCTTGATCGCCCGCTCGATCTGCTTATCGGTCACCCCGAAACAACGGCACACGACCTCCCCCTCGGCTTCCGGCACCCCCTTCTCGCCGCGGTAGTTGGCGATCGCCGCCTCGAGCGCCTCGCGCCCCATCACTGAGCAGTGCATCTTCTCCTCGGGCAACCCGCCCAGATAGTCGGCGATGTCCTGGTTGGTGATCTTGGAGGCCTCATCGAGGGTCATTCCCCGGATCATCTCGGTCAGCGCCGAGCTCGCCGCGATGGCGCTCCCG from Verrucomicrobiota bacterium carries:
- the nifU gene encoding Fe-S cluster assembly protein NifU; its protein translation is MWDYSEKVKDHFFHPRNVGTIENPDGVGEVGSLACGDALRLMFTLDDQGRIAEVKFQTFGCGSAIAASSALTEMIRGMTLDEASKITNQDIADYLGGLPEEKMHCSVMGREALEAAIANYRGEKGVPEAEGEVVCRCFGVTDKQIERAIKENGLTTVEQVTYYTKAGGGCQKCHPEIQAILDRITADTGGGIKRIAVAATPRPLTNIQKVRLVEETIEREIRPMLRKDGGDIELIDFANDTVYVALRGSCSACALSGVTLKDFVEAKLREFVVPEIKVEEWSERGQ